A genomic stretch from Edaphobacter aggregans includes:
- a CDS encoding energy transducer TonB, whose protein sequence is MDFFVPPQEILYRYSDYIEEFQAILAASKIKFGSPDNFTAFARRLQSDDVLSADLDRMVRSIIQRETGNISLRTILTIIAVASGGPTAADPNRDFSKPKQLVIGAMIASGGCSPADAEHLDGLCQSAPAIQSNETTLPNDASPDITGSLTRLELNASEAMHYLDSIEQRIARMEPFLEALPFSETPASSPAVAPAPPPLVEPPFIPAELPTNTSHIRITLNDSIDRFADFLFTRKFEFRNNFFTGTFTRRPFGVTFPSRFFSYTFAYKFFRYRVTDKLFSYPFVHKLLHYKFSDRLLSNNFSNKLLTYRVDNKFIQRAVAVPLSLAAVVGTTLLYLSIEHNHHPVIQPPTAPTTEASAIPPIKITNKPQLTVTADPLDKSTNEPTVKQQPHKPSPYLSQTSTVTPSHPQRLTEPAPASPSSSAAAAIAPAASHATTEDETPTPTATTSSHSVRYALTSLPSKLRLSPSHTIDVSSGVMASNLVSATPPTYPKLASLTHMQGKVVMEAIIAKNGTVQSLQVLEGHHLLRSAAKNAVRSWRYRPYLIDDKPVEVATIVTVDFNLPH, encoded by the coding sequence ATGGATTTCTTCGTACCTCCACAAGAGATCTTGTATCGCTACAGCGACTACATCGAAGAGTTCCAGGCGATACTAGCGGCGAGCAAAATCAAATTCGGCTCGCCCGACAACTTCACTGCGTTCGCACGCCGCCTGCAATCCGACGACGTCCTCTCCGCCGATCTCGACCGCATGGTCCGCTCCATCATCCAGCGCGAAACCGGCAACATCTCCCTGCGAACCATCCTCACCATCATCGCCGTAGCCAGCGGAGGCCCTACCGCAGCCGACCCCAACCGTGACTTCAGCAAGCCGAAGCAGCTCGTCATCGGCGCGATGATCGCCTCTGGCGGCTGCAGCCCCGCTGACGCCGAGCATCTCGACGGCCTCTGCCAATCCGCCCCAGCCATCCAGTCAAACGAAACCACCCTACCCAACGATGCCTCTCCCGATATCACCGGATCCCTCACCCGCCTCGAGCTCAACGCCTCCGAAGCCATGCACTACCTCGACTCCATCGAACAACGAATCGCCCGCATGGAGCCCTTCCTCGAAGCCCTCCCCTTCAGCGAGACCCCAGCATCTTCGCCAGCCGTGGCCCCTGCCCCACCCCCTCTCGTCGAACCGCCCTTCATCCCAGCCGAACTGCCCACCAACACCAGCCACATCAGAATCACTCTGAACGATTCGATAGACCGCTTCGCCGACTTCCTTTTCACCCGCAAATTCGAATTCCGCAATAACTTCTTTACCGGCACATTTACCCGTAGACCGTTCGGTGTCACATTCCCGAGCAGGTTCTTCAGCTATACATTCGCCTATAAATTCTTCAGGTACAGGGTCACCGACAAGCTCTTCAGCTACCCCTTCGTCCATAAACTTTTGCACTACAAATTCAGCGATAGACTTTTGAGCAACAATTTCAGCAATAAACTCCTGACTTACAGAGTCGACAACAAATTCATCCAGAGAGCCGTCGCCGTTCCCCTATCTTTGGCAGCAGTAGTCGGCACCACCCTCCTCTACCTCAGCATCGAACACAACCACCACCCGGTCATCCAGCCACCCACCGCGCCCACAACCGAAGCCTCCGCCATCCCACCCATCAAAATAACCAATAAGCCTCAGCTAACCGTAACCGCCGACCCACTAGACAAATCGACAAATGAACCCACCGTCAAACAGCAGCCGCACAAACCCTCTCCCTATCTGTCACAAACCTCCACCGTCACCCCGAGCCATCCTCAACGCCTGACGGAGCCCGCCCCGGCCAGCCCATCGTCCTCCGCCGCGGCAGCCATCGCACCTGCAGCATCCCACGCCACCACCGAAGACGAGACTCCAACCCCAACCGCCACAACGTCTTCCCACAGCGTCAGATACGCCTTGACCAGCCTCCCCTCGAAGCTCCGGCTATCTCCCTCCCACACCATCGACGTCTCCTCCGGAGTCATGGCCTCCAACCTGGTCTCCGCGACCCCACCCACCTATCCCAAGCTGGCCAGCCTCACACACATGCAGGGAAAGGTAGTCATGGAAGCCATCATCGCCAAAAACGGAACCGTCCAGAGCCTACAGGTCCTCGAGGGCCACCATCTCCTACGCAGCGCCGCCAAAAACGCCGTACGCTCCTGGCGCTATCGCCCCTACCTCATCGACGACAAACCCGTCGAAGTCGCCACCATCGTCACCGTAGACTTCAACCTCCCACACTGA
- a CDS encoding leucine-rich repeat domain-containing protein: MHQDSGIDLNLWKKNLGRVPDWIWQRTELETLVLADNGLAEISERIVDLQRLRMLDLGHNELTKLPDSVGELVGLRDFLYVHDNRLTSLPLSMSHLKKLRYLNVSENQFSEFPEAVFGMVGLIELRATDNQISELPSRIEELSSLRELHLRNNELTTLPASISEMRELRQLDLRGNPLTSLPSGIAKLPRLEKLDLRWVSSLPFYGWIDDLEARGCLVYR, translated from the coding sequence ATGCATCAAGACTCCGGCATCGATCTAAATCTCTGGAAGAAAAACCTTGGTCGAGTACCGGATTGGATCTGGCAACGAACGGAGCTGGAGACGCTGGTTCTTGCTGATAACGGATTGGCCGAGATATCAGAGCGAATTGTCGATTTGCAACGACTGCGCATGCTTGATCTGGGGCACAACGAGCTGACAAAGTTACCGGATAGTGTGGGAGAGCTTGTAGGGCTGCGCGATTTCCTCTACGTGCATGACAATCGACTGACATCGTTGCCGCTGTCGATGAGTCATCTAAAAAAACTGCGATACCTGAACGTCAGCGAGAACCAGTTTTCGGAGTTTCCGGAGGCGGTCTTCGGCATGGTTGGGCTGATCGAGCTTCGAGCGACCGACAATCAGATTTCAGAACTTCCTTCCAGAATCGAAGAGCTGTCTAGTCTCCGTGAACTTCACCTTCGAAATAATGAATTGACTACGTTGCCTGCTTCGATTAGCGAGATGAGAGAACTGCGGCAGCTCGATTTGCGCGGGAATCCATTGACGAGTTTGCCGTCAGGCATCGCGAAGCTGCCCAGGCTTGAGAAGCTGGACCTGCGTTGGGTTAGCTCACTGCCGTTCTATGGATGGATCGATGATCTTGAGGCACGGGGTTGCTTGGTTTATAGGTAA
- a CDS encoding AMP-dependent synthetase/ligase, whose product MFDLKTMNDVLVRATGRGDRPVMLWQDSAGEWKPISSVELYGRVRALADVFRGWGLGKGDRVAILSENRWEWPVTDFATMAIGGVDVPLYPTLTPEQIGYMLKDSGARVAVVSSREMYEKVAAAGELPELEHVVVMDAGEYEGAESFWTLMAEAPAKQQRDAEFDVMVKLTRPEDLATIIYTSGTTGEPKGVVLTHGNLASNVNVSTGPFSFTDQDCCISFLPLSHVTARHLDYALMCCGTRLAYCPRFDLLPVAMKAVKPTIFVAVPRVYEKIRQAVEGKSAASPVKSRILKWALGVGKKHRAETLAGKTPGGLGWKLANKLVFGKIREAFGGEAKVFVSGGAPLGMDSAGWFADAGIRIFEGYGLTETSPVISLNYPRAHRIGTVGKAMSNVECRFAEDGELEVRGPSIFIGYWKKDKETAEAFTADGWFKTGDIGNMDADGFLSITDRKKELLKTSGGKMIAPQPIENKLKANTLVAQAALVGDKHKFACVLISPNFAALEEWASGHGVMKADRGAMVKDAKVVKAYQEIVDRVNLELAHFESIKRVCVVPDEWSVETSELTPSLKLKRRVVEKKYADEIARLYADEAVAKA is encoded by the coding sequence ATGTTTGATCTGAAGACGATGAATGATGTGCTGGTGAGGGCGACGGGGCGGGGTGACCGGCCGGTGATGCTTTGGCAGGATTCGGCGGGGGAGTGGAAGCCGATTAGCTCGGTCGAGCTTTATGGACGGGTAAGGGCGCTGGCTGATGTGTTTCGTGGATGGGGGTTGGGTAAGGGCGATCGGGTGGCGATTTTGAGTGAGAACCGGTGGGAGTGGCCGGTGACTGACTTTGCGACGATGGCGATTGGCGGGGTGGATGTTCCGCTGTATCCGACGCTGACGCCGGAACAGATTGGATACATGTTGAAGGATTCGGGTGCGCGGGTGGCGGTGGTGTCGTCGCGGGAGATGTATGAGAAGGTGGCCGCCGCGGGGGAGTTGCCGGAGCTGGAGCATGTCGTTGTGATGGACGCCGGTGAGTATGAAGGCGCGGAGAGCTTTTGGACTTTGATGGCGGAGGCGCCGGCCAAGCAGCAGCGTGATGCTGAGTTTGATGTGATGGTGAAGCTGACACGGCCGGAGGATCTGGCGACGATTATCTATACGTCGGGCACGACGGGTGAGCCAAAGGGTGTTGTGCTGACGCATGGGAATCTGGCGAGCAATGTGAATGTGTCGACGGGGCCATTCAGCTTTACCGATCAGGACTGTTGTATTTCGTTTTTGCCTTTGTCGCATGTGACGGCGAGGCATCTGGACTATGCGCTGATGTGTTGCGGGACGCGGCTGGCGTATTGTCCGCGGTTCGATCTGCTGCCGGTGGCGATGAAGGCGGTGAAGCCGACGATCTTTGTTGCTGTACCGCGTGTGTACGAGAAGATCAGGCAGGCGGTGGAGGGGAAGTCGGCTGCGTCGCCGGTGAAGTCGCGGATTTTGAAGTGGGCGCTGGGGGTGGGGAAGAAGCACAGGGCGGAGACGCTGGCGGGGAAGACTCCGGGAGGGTTGGGGTGGAAGCTGGCAAACAAGCTGGTGTTTGGTAAGATTCGCGAGGCGTTTGGTGGCGAGGCTAAGGTGTTTGTTTCGGGTGGGGCTCCGCTGGGGATGGATTCGGCGGGGTGGTTTGCGGATGCGGGGATCCGGATCTTTGAGGGGTATGGGTTGACGGAGACTTCGCCGGTGATTTCGTTGAATTATCCGCGTGCTCATCGCATTGGGACGGTGGGGAAGGCGATGTCGAATGTCGAGTGCAGGTTTGCGGAGGATGGAGAGCTGGAGGTAAGGGGGCCTTCGATCTTTATTGGGTATTGGAAGAAGGACAAGGAGACGGCTGAGGCGTTTACGGCGGATGGGTGGTTCAAGACCGGGGATATCGGGAATATGGATGCCGATGGGTTCCTCTCGATTACGGACAGGAAGAAGGAGTTGTTGAAGACTAGCGGCGGGAAGATGATTGCTCCGCAGCCGATTGAGAATAAGTTGAAGGCGAATACGCTGGTGGCGCAGGCGGCTCTGGTGGGTGACAAGCATAAGTTTGCGTGTGTGCTGATCTCGCCGAACTTTGCGGCGCTGGAGGAGTGGGCGAGTGGACATGGTGTCATGAAGGCAGACCGCGGCGCGATGGTGAAGGATGCGAAGGTCGTGAAGGCTTATCAGGAGATTGTGGACAGGGTGAATTTGGAGCTGGCTCATTTTGAGAGCATCAAGCGGGTATGTGTGGTGCCGGATGAGTGGAGCGTGGAGACGAGTGAGCTGACGCCGAGTTTGAAGCTGAAACGACGGGTTGTGGAGAAGAAGTACGCGGATGAGATTGCTCGGCTGTATGCGGATGAGGCGGTTGCGAAGGCGTAG
- a CDS encoding TetR/AcrR family transcriptional regulator, whose protein sequence is MTAGVERKRAVGQAAVEGGVQTSGQVPATGPGSEKYQRILDAAVEVIAEHGYFNSPVSKIAKRAGVADGTVYLYFKSKDDVLRTAIDTTFAKFYKQVEEAFRTVKGPREQLEYIAQVHLESHSVNRSMAILMQTEVRQSARFIAEFSHHHLVKYIQVVREVVRRGQQEGIFRRDVSDGVVAHCMFGAIDELLSSAVFTGRVYDAKVTAAQVMDVLLQGIGSRG, encoded by the coding sequence ATGACAGCGGGGGTTGAAAGGAAGCGAGCGGTGGGACAGGCGGCAGTTGAGGGTGGGGTTCAGACGAGTGGTCAAGTACCGGCGACGGGGCCGGGGAGCGAGAAGTATCAGCGGATTCTGGATGCGGCGGTAGAGGTGATTGCGGAGCATGGGTACTTCAACTCGCCGGTGAGCAAGATTGCAAAGCGGGCTGGGGTGGCTGACGGGACGGTGTACCTGTACTTCAAGAGCAAGGATGATGTGCTGCGGACGGCGATCGATACGACGTTTGCGAAGTTCTATAAGCAGGTGGAAGAGGCGTTCCGGACGGTGAAGGGGCCGAGGGAGCAGTTGGAGTACATCGCACAGGTGCATTTGGAGAGCCACTCGGTGAACCGGAGCATGGCGATCCTGATGCAGACGGAGGTTCGGCAGAGTGCGCGGTTTATTGCGGAGTTCTCGCACCATCATCTGGTGAAGTACATCCAGGTAGTGCGGGAGGTGGTTCGGCGGGGGCAGCAGGAGGGGATTTTTCGGCGCGATGTTTCAGATGGGGTGGTCGCGCATTGCATGTTTGGGGCGATCGATGAGTTGTTGAGTTCTGCTGTGTTTACTGGGCGTGTTTATGATGCGAAGGTGACGGCGGCTCAGGTGATGGATGTGTTGTTGCAGGGAATAGGGAGTAGGGGGTAG